One Glycine soja cultivar W05 chromosome 2, ASM419377v2, whole genome shotgun sequence genomic region harbors:
- the LOC114402454 gene encoding CCR4-NOT transcription complex subunit 9-like isoform X2 — protein sequence MANLPQSFSLSGASFGAPSSSSSATTKDPRTMASVEHLVLQLSNPDLRENALHELSKDLAPLLWNSLGTMAALLQEIVSIYPAISPPNLTPAQSNRVCNALALLQCVASHLDTRMPFLNAHIPLYLYPFLNTTSKSRPFEYLRLTTLGVISALVKVDDTEVISFLLSTEIIPLCLRSMEMGSELSKTVATFIVQKILLDEMGLKYICTTAERFYAVGRVLGNMVATLVQQPSCRLLKHIIRCYLRLSDNQSACEALRACLPDMLRDATFSSCLREDPTARKWLQQLLHNIGVNRVPALQGGGGFDHMMGS from the exons ATGGCCAATTTGCCCCAATCCTTCTCCTTAAGCGGCGCCTCGTTTGgagctccttcttcttcttcttctgccaCCACCAAGGATCCAAGGACGATGGCGTCTGTGGAACACCTCGTTCTCCAACTCAGCAACCCCGATCTCCGAGAAAACGCTCTCCATGAACTCTCCAAG GATCTTGCTCCGTTATTGTGGAATTCTCTTGGCACCATGGCAGCACTTTTACAG gaAATAGTTTCAATTTACCCTGCTATTTCACCTCCAAACCTTACTCCAGCACAATCAAATCGAGTGTGCAATGCTCTTGCTCTTCTTCAG TGTGTGGCATCTCACCTTGATACAAGGATGCCATTCCTCAATg CTCATATACCTCTATATCTGTATCCCTTCCTTAATACAACCAGTAAGTCCAGACCATTTGAGTATTTGAGGCTTACCACTCTTGGAGTCATTAGTGCCTTAGTGAAG GTTGATGATACAGAGGTTATAAGTTTCCTTCTTTCAACAGAGATTATTCCGCTGTGCCTGCGCAGTATGGAAATGGGCAGTGAATTGTCAAAAACT GTTGCAACCTTTATAGTTCAAAAAATTCTGTTGGACGAAATGGGTTTGAAATATATTTGCACTACAGCAGAGCGCTTTTATGCAGTAGGTCGAGTTTTGGGAAACATGGTGGCAACTCTTGTTCAGCAACCTTCATGTCGTCTTTTGAAGCACATTATTCGTTGTTATCTTCGTCTGTCTGATAATCAGAG TGCTTGTGAGGCATTAAGAGCCTGTCTTCCGGACATGTTAAGAGATGCTACGTTCAGTAGTTGCCTTCGT GAAGACCCAACAGCTAGGAAGTGGCTACAGCAGTTGCTTCATAATATTGGAGTCAATCGGGTTCCTGCACTACAAGGTGGAGGAGGCTTCGATCATATGATGGGGTCGTGA
- the LOC114372127 gene encoding uncharacterized protein LOC114372127 produces the protein MNRFNKSELLVLFVLPLSGLPTFTSSLTFSSLHLEPKLLFSQILLSLFVTQKPIIPPELYEPEERVEVEASEHDEKKPKVVAKSASDENIVGVTEVKKCPSIPNLLLIGCGESEGDVIEAEDEARGVNGQELFAKAEAFIGNF, from the coding sequence ATGAACAGATTCAACAAATCTGAACTTCTAGTGCTCTTTGTCCTTCCTCTCTCAGGCCTACCTACCTTTACTTCATCTTTAACGTTCTCATCGTTGCACTTGGAACCGAAGCTGCTCTTCTCACAGATTTTGCTAAGCCTTTTTGTCACACAGAAACCTATAATTCCCCCAGAACTGTATGAACCTGAGGAAAGGGTGGAAGTAGAAGCCTCAGAACATGATGAAAAGAAGCCTAAGGTTGTTGCAAAGTCTGCTTCTGATGAGAACATTGTTGGTGTCACTGAGGTGAAAAAGTGTCCTTCAATCCCAAATCTTTTGCTCATAGGGTGTGGAGAAAGTGAAGGAGATGTGATTGAAGCAGAAGATGAGGCTAGGGGAGTTAATGGGCAAGAGTTGTTTGCAAAAGCTGAGGCCTTCATTGGGAACTTCTAG
- the LOC114402445 gene encoding transcription factor IIIA-like yields the protein MCEAVEIEERPKYKDIRRYYCEYCGICRSKKTLITSHINLHHKEEYEKARAKRDPEAEASKSNTCEECGATFKKHAYLLQHMQSHSLERPFVCAVDDCQASYRRKDHLTRHLLQHEGKIFKCPVENCNSEFSLQSNMKRHTEEIHDDSSTTTSSDKSHKQHMCPEIGCGKVFRYASQLQKHEDSHVNLESVDMVCLEPGCLKHFTNVQCLQAHVKSSHQYMTCDICGTKQLKKNIKRHLRSHEAEGSSSETFQCEFKGCSCTFSRKSNLDKHKKAVHLNVKPFACGFPDCGMRFAYKHVRDNHEKTAKHVFTLGDFEEADEEFRSRPRGGRKRTCPTVEVLIRKRVTPPSQLEHWLFMQDSE from the exons ATGTGCGAAGCCgtagaaattgaagaaaggCCCAAATACAAAGATATCAGACGCTATTACTGCGAGTACTGCGGTATCTGCAGATCCAAAAAAACCCTTATCACCTCCCACATCAATTTGCACCACAAG GAAGAGTATGAAAAAGCAAGAGCTAAAAGAGATCCCGAAGCAGAGGCTTCGAAATCGAACACTTGCGAGGAATGTGGTGCCACTTTCAAAAAACACGCCTATTTGTTGCAGCACATGCAAAGTCATTCACTTGAG AGGCCATTTGTGTGTGCTGTCGATGATTGTCAGGCAAGTTACAGAAGAAAGGACCACCTGACTCGGCACCTTCTACAGCATGAAGGGAAGATTTTTAAGTGCCCTGTTGAGAATTGCAACAGTGAGTTCTCTTTGCAAAGCAATATGAAAAGACATACTGAGGAGATTCATGATGACAGTTCTACCACTACCAGTAGTGACAAAAGTCACAAACAGCATATGTGTCCAGAGATTGGCTGTGGAAAGGTTTTTAGATATGCATCACAGCTACAAAAACATGAAGATTCTCATG TTAATTTGGAATCAGTAGATATGGTGTGCTTAGAGCCTGGTTGCTTGAAACATTTCACTAATGTCCAGTGCCTTCAAGCCCATGTGAAGTCCTCCCATCAGTATATGACCTGTGACATTTGCGGGACAAAGCAACTGAAGAAGAATATTAAGCGTCATCTTCGATCACATGAAGCTGAAGGCAGTTCATCAGAGACCTTTCAATGCGAGTTTAAGGGTTGCAGCTGCACATTCTCAAGA AAATCTAATCTAGACAAGCATAAGAAGGCTGTGCACTTAAATGTAAAGCCTTTTGCTTGTGGGTTTCCTGATTGTGGCATGAGATTTGCTTACAAACATGTGCGAGATAATCATGAAAAAACTGCTAAACATGTTTTTACCCTT GGGGATTTTGAAGAAGCTGATGAAGAGTTCAGGTCAAGGCCAAGGGGAGGAAGGAAGAGAACATGTCCCACTGTTGAAGTGTTAATTAGGAAGAGGGTTACCCCACCTAGTCAATTGGAGCATTGGTTATTTATGCAGGATAGTGAGTAG
- the LOC114402454 gene encoding CCR4-NOT transcription complex subunit 9-like isoform X1 gives MANLPQSFSLSGASFGAPSSSSSATTKDPRTMASVEHLVLQLSNPDLRENALHELSKKRELFQDLAPLLWNSLGTMAALLQEIVSIYPAISPPNLTPAQSNRVCNALALLQCVASHLDTRMPFLNAHIPLYLYPFLNTTSKSRPFEYLRLTTLGVISALVKVDDTEVISFLLSTEIIPLCLRSMEMGSELSKTVATFIVQKILLDEMGLKYICTTAERFYAVGRVLGNMVATLVQQPSCRLLKHIIRCYLRLSDNQSACEALRACLPDMLRDATFSSCLREDPTARKWLQQLLHNIGVNRVPALQGGGGFDHMMGS, from the exons ATGGCCAATTTGCCCCAATCCTTCTCCTTAAGCGGCGCCTCGTTTGgagctccttcttcttcttcttctgccaCCACCAAGGATCCAAGGACGATGGCGTCTGTGGAACACCTCGTTCTCCAACTCAGCAACCCCGATCTCCGAGAAAACGCTCTCCATGAACTCTCCAAG aaGAGGGAGTTATTTCAGGATCTTGCTCCGTTATTGTGGAATTCTCTTGGCACCATGGCAGCACTTTTACAG gaAATAGTTTCAATTTACCCTGCTATTTCACCTCCAAACCTTACTCCAGCACAATCAAATCGAGTGTGCAATGCTCTTGCTCTTCTTCAG TGTGTGGCATCTCACCTTGATACAAGGATGCCATTCCTCAATg CTCATATACCTCTATATCTGTATCCCTTCCTTAATACAACCAGTAAGTCCAGACCATTTGAGTATTTGAGGCTTACCACTCTTGGAGTCATTAGTGCCTTAGTGAAG GTTGATGATACAGAGGTTATAAGTTTCCTTCTTTCAACAGAGATTATTCCGCTGTGCCTGCGCAGTATGGAAATGGGCAGTGAATTGTCAAAAACT GTTGCAACCTTTATAGTTCAAAAAATTCTGTTGGACGAAATGGGTTTGAAATATATTTGCACTACAGCAGAGCGCTTTTATGCAGTAGGTCGAGTTTTGGGAAACATGGTGGCAACTCTTGTTCAGCAACCTTCATGTCGTCTTTTGAAGCACATTATTCGTTGTTATCTTCGTCTGTCTGATAATCAGAG TGCTTGTGAGGCATTAAGAGCCTGTCTTCCGGACATGTTAAGAGATGCTACGTTCAGTAGTTGCCTTCGT GAAGACCCAACAGCTAGGAAGTGGCTACAGCAGTTGCTTCATAATATTGGAGTCAATCGGGTTCCTGCACTACAAGGTGGAGGAGGCTTCGATCATATGATGGGGTCGTGA